In Nicotiana tabacum cultivar K326 chromosome 11, ASM71507v2, whole genome shotgun sequence, a single window of DNA contains:
- the LOC107795735 gene encoding carboxylesterase 20, whose product MASQRFTRPIFDNPFLKIQELPGDTVKRNSESLKQANSDPRGTSLVISRDVTLDTNKKTWLRLYIPRRVTKASTPKKLPLIVYYHGGGFVYFHANTFIFDVFCQALSERVGAMVISLEYRLAPEHRLPAAYDDAMDGLHWIKSTKDEWVTNYADLSRVYLYGTSAGGNLAYHAGLRAAAAAKELEPLRIKGLILHHPYFSGKNRTESEEKLKDDQLLPLHAIDKMFDLCLPKGVDHDHEYCNPCANGGSKHLDDMNELGWKVLVTGVCEDPLVDAARNCVKLLEEKGIKVYKFFRDGYHAMEVFDQSMAAALYDATRDFLNASKN is encoded by the exons ATGGCTAGCCAAAGATTTACTCGTCCAATTTTTGACAATCCTTTTCTGAAGATTCAAGAATTACCAGGTGACACAGTAAAACGTAACTCTGAATCCCTTAAGCAAGCCAATTCTGATCCCAGAGGCACATCTCTAGTCATTTCCAGGGACGTGACCCTTGACACCAACAAAAAAACTTGGCTTCGACTTTACATCCCACGACGAGTAACAAAAGCTTCTACTCCTAAGAAATTGCCTCTCATAGTGTACTATCACGGCGGAGGCTTTGTTTATTTCCATGCCAATACTTTTATCTTCGATGTATTTTGTCAAGCACTTTCTGAAAGAGTTGGTGCTATGGTTATTTCACTCGAATATCGTCTTGCCCCTGAACACCGCCTTCCTGCAGCTTACGACGATGCCATGGATGGATTACATTGGATTAAGTCCACTAAGGATGAATGGGTCACCAATTACGCTGATTTGAGCCGTGTCTATCTTTATGGAACCAGCGCTGGAGGCAATTTAGCATATCATGCAG GATTACGTGCGGCAGCTGCAGCTAAAGAACTAGAGCCCTTGAGAATCAAAGGATTAATTTTGCATCATCCCTATTTCAGTGGGAAAAACAGGACAGAATCAGAAGAGAAGCTAAAAGATGATCAGCTTTTGCCACTTCATGCAATTGACAAGATGTTCGATTTGTGTTTGCCAAAAGGGGTGGATCATGATCATGAATATTGCAATCCATGTGCAAATGGAGGGTCAAAGCATTTAGATGATATGAACGAATTAGGTTGGAAGGTTTTGGTAACTGGTGTATGTGAAGATCCTCTGGTTGATGCTGCACGTAACTGTGTCAAGTTATTGGAAGAGAAAGGTATAAAAGTTTACAAGTTTTTTAGGGATGGTTACCATGCTATGGAAGTCTTCGATCAATCAATGGCAGCAGCTTTATATGATGCCACCAGGGATTTCTTAAATgctagtaaaaattaa